AGTTACCATGCGAGTCTCGAAACTCCTCGTGTGATGCGCGGCTCAGGAGTTCTCGAATAACTTGGTAATACCGACGATAGGCACGGTCTCCTGGTCACTCAATGGCAATGACTATGGGAGTATCCGAAAAACGGTCAGGCGTATGTATGCTTATTCCGTTGTTGATCAGATTCGCAATTGCGACTGCCGGGCAGCCATTCCTACATGCCCAGTGTAGTAGGTTGTCTTCTGTGTACCCGTCCGGTGTTGTCGCGTGGATATTGAAACCGTGATTAATTAGAAGATCCAGGGTATCTTGGTCTGGGCGTCCCATGCAGAATAGAAAGGCAAGACTCTCAAACACAGTAGTTATttcagccccagcagcaagaagagcCCTGACAACGTCCGTCCCGTTGAAGTGCGTGGCGGCCTGGAGAGGGGTATAGTAATGAGAGCGTACTTGAAACCCCGGTGGCACGCTCACCTGGCATGGAGGGGCTGTCAACTGGCTGGGCAGGTTAGGTGAAACGCCCTGGCCTAGCAGAGCATGGACCTTTTGAATATCACCCGCCTCGCAGGCCCTTATTAAGATCCTGAGCTTGGTTATGGCAGCTTCCATTATTCTTCCATCAGGCATAGAAGAACGCCATTTGCGGAACGATAAGCCTCGGGGTCGTGTGGGAGGTTCGTAATAGTCCCATATGAATGTCAAATCCGCACTAgatctctcttcttctgtttcctgGTCCTTTTCGAGTAGCGGACAGGCGATTCCGTAGGCGGCTTTTGATGTTTTGGCGAATGCTATGAGGCTTTTACCTGATAGATATTGCGCAACCTCAATTCTCAGCTCCAGTTGGAGGTGAACGAAGTCTTTAGGGGCATCCATGTTTGTTGCAAATTTCAGCTGTTTGTGGTAATTTTGGTAGAACGTCCAAGGGCGTCGGGTTGGGTCACTATCTTATATCCAAAGTACGCTCATCTACTTTCTTAGTCTTTTGTAACCCGAATGCCTTTGTACCACTTACTATTCAGATTAGGTTTAGTACAACCTGTAACAATCCTTCAGAAGGATCTTCTAGTCTGCGCCAGTCATAGGCCTTTGCATGGATGTTGAGTCAGCCAgccttggagtcttggagtcttggagaGGCGGGGGAATTCTTTCTTCGTTCATCAGCATCGCAACAATGGCAACAATGGCAAGCACGCCCCAACAGACTTCCCTTGTCCACGACGACATTGAACTCGATGAGGCATCGGCGAGAGAACCTTCCGAAGGTGTCAGCCATGCTTACCCTGAAGGAGGCCGCGAGGCGTGGATGTGCCTCTTCGGCTCAGCCCTGATGATGTTTCCATCGTTTGGATTCCAGGCTGCCAGTAAGTCTGCTACtctgtataatatttatGTAGTCTCACTGTTGTAGTTGGGACAGTACAGGGCTATCTCAGTCAGCACCAGCTCGCCCACTACAGCGTCAGCCAAATCGGCTGGATCACAGCGATGTTGCTCTTCTTGACCCTCTTCTTTGGTGTGCAGGTTGGGCCTTTATTCGACCGTTACGGGCCCAGAATGCTGTTAGTTGCTGGTTCTCTTTCGAGCTTTGCCTCGTACATCCTCCTGGCTGAATGCACGGAGTACTGGCACTTCATGCTCTGTCTGGGCATCTTCAGCGgttctgcagcagcagtcgTCACGACTGTTTCGATATCAGTACTCAGCCATTGGTTCTACAGACGCCGTGCACTCGCCTCTGGTCTCTGCATGGCTGGTTCATCAGCAGGTGGTGCAATACTTCCTATCCTGCTCCGTCACCTCTTCCCAATGTACGGCTGGAAGTGGTCAATCCGTATTATCTCTTTCATCGCACTCGCCTGCTACTCTGCCGGAATCGCACTCGTCAAAGGCCGCTTCCCTCCAAGCCCGCTGCGAAGAGCCACAATTGATATCGCGGCCTTCAAATCTCCACGTCTcagcttcctcgccctcgccgttTTCGTCTTTGAATTCATCATCTTTGGCTGCGCTGCCCTACTCCCAACATATGTCCGCTTCGCTGGTCTTTCTAAAGACGTCCAGTTCTACTCCGTCACGCTGCTTAACAGCATGAGCCTTCTCGGCCGTGTTCTTCCCGGCATCGCCGCAGACCTGGTTGGCCgcttcaacatcctcctctccctcgtcacCCTCACCTTCATCGTCATGGCCACCGTCTGGCTCCCCGTCGGTTCCGCGAGCGAAGCAACCTTATACGCCGTCGTCGCggtcttcggcttcggctcCGGTGGCTGGATCTCGCTGACGCCTGTATGTGCTGGCCAACTATGCCGGACTGATGAATATGGCCGTTTCTATAGCACGGTCTATGCGGTTGCCTCGTTTGGCGTGCTGATTTCGGTGCCTGTTGGTGGAGAGTTGCTGTCGGCTACGACGCCTCAGATCCTTATTGGCATGTATTCGGCTGTTTTGCTGCTTGGTTTGGTGTGCGTGGCTTTGTCGCGGTGGGCGCTGTTGGattggaggtggaggtggag
Above is a window of Aspergillus puulaauensis MK2 DNA, chromosome 2, nearly complete sequence DNA encoding:
- a CDS encoding ankyrin repeat domain-containing protein (InterPro:IPR002110,IPR020683,IPR036770;~PFAM:PF13606;~go_function: GO:0005515 - protein binding [Evidence IEA]); translation: MDAPKDFVHLQLELRIEVAQYLSGKSLIAFAKTSKAAYGIACPLLEKDQETEEERSSADLTFIWDYYEPPTRPRGLSFRKWRSSMPDGRIMEAAITKLRILIRACEAGDIQKVHALLGQGVSPNLPSQLTAPPCQVSVPPGFQVRSHYYTPLQAATHFNGTDVVRALLAAGAEITTVFESLAFLFCMGRPDQDTLDLLINHGFNIHATTPDGYTEDNLLHWACRNGCPAVAIANLINNGISIHTPDRFSDTPIVIAIE
- a CDS encoding MCT family MFS transporter (COG:G;~EggNog:ENOG410QDAS;~InterPro:IPR020846,IPR011701,IPR036259;~PFAM:PF07690;~TransMembrane:12 (i43-64o84-106i113-129o135-158i170-190o202-226i246-268o280-299i311-330o336-360i372-390o402-425i);~go_function: GO:0022857 - transmembrane transporter activity [Evidence IEA];~go_process: GO:0055085 - transmembrane transport [Evidence IEA]), which translates into the protein MATMASTPQQTSLVHDDIELDEASAREPSEGVSHAYPEGGREAWMCLFGSALMMFPSFGFQAAIGTVQGYLSQHQLAHYSVSQIGWITAMLLFLTLFFGVQVGPLFDRYGPRMLLVAGSLSSFASYILLAECTEYWHFMLCLGIFSGSAAAVVTTVSISVLSHWFYRRRALASGLCMAGSSAGGAILPILLRHLFPMYGWKWSIRIISFIALACYSAGIALVKGRFPPSPLRRATIDIAAFKSPRLSFLALAVFVFEFIIFGCAALLPTYVRFAGLSKDVQFYSVTLLNSMSLLGRVLPGIAADLVGRFNILLSLVTLTFIVMATVWLPVGSASEATLYAVVAVFGFGSGGWISLTPVCAGQLCRTDEYGRFYSTVYAVASFGVLISVPVGGELLSATTPQILIGMYSAVLLLGLVCVALSRWALLDWRWRWRVKV